In the genome of Nonlabens sp. MB-3u-79, one region contains:
- a CDS encoding DUF3050 domain-containing protein, with protein MKENTISSQISEVRKRLLHHELYSQIKTDEDLRIFMSSHVYAVWDFMSLLKALQNSLTCTSTPWVPKGNPDLRYLINEIVLAEETDRDQHGNRMSHYEMYLNAMNAAGVATDKAQSDITKLSQSDQILEKIESSTLASHIKQFLTSTFSIINRGKDHEIAAAFTYGREDLIPEMFTEILSGLATTQIATDLEPITYYFDRHIELDGDEHGPMAHKMVAMLCGDDPIKWQEAAEVSKEALESRITLFDGILEQIHSSTLELV; from the coding sequence ATGAAAGAGAATACCATATCCAGTCAAATCAGTGAGGTGCGTAAACGATTATTGCATCATGAACTCTACTCTCAAATAAAAACTGATGAAGATCTAAGAATATTTATGTCTTCTCATGTCTATGCAGTATGGGACTTTATGTCCCTATTAAAAGCCTTACAGAATTCACTAACCTGCACTTCTACTCCGTGGGTCCCTAAAGGAAATCCTGATCTGAGATACCTCATTAACGAGATAGTCCTCGCTGAAGAAACAGATAGAGATCAACATGGCAACAGAATGAGCCATTATGAAATGTACCTTAATGCGATGAATGCTGCAGGAGTTGCTACAGACAAGGCTCAAAGTGATATTACAAAATTATCTCAGTCCGATCAAATCCTTGAAAAGATTGAGAGCTCAACATTAGCTTCACATATCAAACAGTTCCTGACATCCACCTTTAGCATCATCAACAGAGGAAAAGATCACGAGATTGCAGCCGCTTTTACTTACGGTAGAGAAGACTTGATTCCTGAAATGTTTACAGAGATCCTTAGCGGGTTAGCAACAACACAAATAGCAACTGATCTGGAACCGATCACCTATTATTTTGACAGACATATTGAATTAGATGGCGATGAGCACGGACCTATGGCACATAAAATGGTGGCCATGCTCTGCGGAGACGACCCTATAAAATGGCAAGAAGCAGCTGAAGTTTCTAAAGAAGCCCTAGAATCTAGAATTACATTATTTGACGGCATATTAGAACAGATCCATTCGTCAACATTAGAATTGGTTTAA
- the trxA gene encoding thioredoxin yields the protein MSSFKELTNSDTPVLIDFFATWCGPCQTMMPVLEQLKEDLGDQVRILKIDVDKNKALATKFSIRGVPAFLIFKNGKQVWKGAGVQPLHELKAQIEKAS from the coding sequence ATGTCCAGCTTTAAAGAACTTACGAATAGCGATACTCCCGTATTAATAGACTTTTTTGCCACTTGGTGCGGTCCTTGTCAAACCATGATGCCTGTTCTAGAACAACTAAAAGAGGACTTAGGAGATCAGGTGCGTATTCTTAAAATTGACGTGGACAAAAACAAAGCTCTCGCTACAAAATTCTCTATCAGAGGCGTGCCTGCGTTCCTGATTTTTAAAAACGGTAAACAAGTCTGGAAAGGCGCTGGCGTGCAACCTCTTCATGAATTGAAAGCTCAGATTGAAAAAGCCTCATAG
- a CDS encoding GreA/GreB family elongation factor encodes MSRGFVREGDQEEPVVIPQRAVLPDHVINYVTPSGMNQLREELDALENDFAGIAVEDEKERRREQTLVLGKIKLLKERINSARPILLEEQPQDEIRFGATVKVKNLNLTTYQVLTITGVDEANVAQGKIAFTTPIARAIIGAKAGDTVDFKLGGENRPLHIEYIKYGSNT; translated from the coding sequence ATGAGTAGAGGCTTTGTAAGAGAAGGAGATCAAGAAGAACCAGTAGTCATCCCCCAGAGGGCGGTGTTGCCTGACCATGTGATCAATTATGTCACGCCAAGTGGCATGAACCAATTAAGAGAAGAACTAGATGCCTTAGAAAATGATTTTGCAGGAATTGCGGTAGAAGATGAGAAGGAAAGAAGACGCGAGCAAACTTTAGTTCTTGGAAAGATAAAATTACTCAAAGAGCGAATAAATTCAGCTCGTCCCATTCTTTTAGAAGAGCAACCGCAAGATGAAATACGTTTTGGCGCCACGGTGAAAGTTAAAAATTTAAACTTAACGACATATCAGGTGCTGACCATTACAGGAGTAGATGAAGCAAATGTAGCTCAGGGAAAAATAGCTTTTACCACGCCTATCGCCCGAGCGATCATAGGGGCAAAAGCAGGAGATACTGTAGATTTTAAATTAGGAGGCGAGAACAGGCCGCTTCACATAGAATACATCAAATACGGGAGTAATACTTAA
- a CDS encoding NifU family protein has translation MTGEELAAAVEAGLQEIRPFLQRDKGDIELVSIDQDKFVEVRLLGSCVGCHVNQMTLKSGVELTIKKYAPQIETVTDISGKTLEEDNI, from the coding sequence ATGACAGGAGAAGAGTTGGCAGCCGCAGTAGAAGCTGGATTACAGGAGATCAGACCTTTTTTACAAAGAGATAAAGGAGATATAGAATTGGTTTCTATAGATCAAGATAAGTTTGTAGAAGTCCGTTTGCTAGGCAGCTGTGTGGGGTGTCATGTCAATCAAATGACTCTTAAATCTGGTGTGGAACTCACGATCAAAAAATACGCTCCACAAATAGAAACTGTGACAGATATTTCTGGGAAAACCTTAGAAGAAGATAATATATAG
- a CDS encoding 30S ribosomal protein S16 yields the protein MPVKIRLQRHGKKGKPFYWIVAADARSKRDGKYLEKLGTYNPNTNPATVNLDVDGTVTWLENGAQPTDTARNLLSYKGVMMKKHLKGGVLKGAFTEEQAEEKFNAWLSEKEGKISGKASGLQADADAMAAKALEAEKAVNEARIAANTPEVVEEPAAESADATEEEE from the coding sequence ATGCCAGTAAAAATTAGATTACAAAGACACGGTAAAAAAGGAAAACCATTTTATTGGATCGTTGCAGCAGATGCGCGTTCAAAAAGAGATGGTAAATATCTTGAAAAATTAGGTACTTATAACCCTAACACTAACCCAGCAACAGTGAATCTCGATGTAGATGGAACTGTAACTTGGTTAGAAAATGGTGCACAACCTACAGACACAGCGCGTAACTTATTAAGTTACAAAGGTGTGATGATGAAGAAACACCTTAAAGGTGGTGTGCTTAAAGGCGCATTTACTGAAGAACAAGCTGAAGAGAAATTCAATGCATGGTTATCTGAAAAAGAAGGTAAGATCTCCGGTAAGGCATCAGGTCTTCAAGCAGATGCTGACGCAATGGCTGCAAAAGCTCTAGAAGCTGAAAAAGCAGTAAATGAAGCTCGTATCGCAGCAAATACTCCAGAAGTAGTTGAAGAACCAGCTGCTGAGAGTGCTGATGCAACAGAAGAAGAAGAGTAA
- a CDS encoding Mrp/NBP35 family ATP-binding protein, producing MKIEKKDVFKALETISVPGEGKNMVESGAIKNVLVFGDEVVVDVTINNHSLQAKKKTEVSILQAIHREVYEKAQIKVNLKVEAPETADKKPEIKGKAIPGIDNIIAIASGKGGVGKSTVTANIAVTLAKMGFKVGLLDADIYGPSATIMFDIVNEKPLSVNVDGKSKMKPVESYGVKVLSIGFFTQPDQAVVWRGPMASKALNQMIFDAAWGNLDFLVVDLPPGTGDIHLSIMQSLPLTGAVVVSTPQTVALADARKGVAMFQQESINVPVLGIIENMAYFSPPELPENKYHIFGKDGARNLAEDLDIPFLGELPLIQSIREAGDAGRPAAMQEGTDIEKAFIEITKKVVSETVRRNDALPPTQAIKITTMAGCSAVNKK from the coding sequence ATGAAAATAGAAAAGAAAGACGTTTTTAAAGCTTTGGAAACCATTTCGGTTCCAGGGGAAGGAAAAAACATGGTAGAAAGCGGTGCAATTAAAAATGTACTTGTTTTTGGAGATGAGGTAGTAGTTGATGTAACGATCAATAATCACAGTCTGCAAGCAAAGAAAAAAACAGAGGTTTCTATCCTACAGGCGATTCATAGAGAAGTCTATGAAAAAGCACAGATCAAGGTAAACCTTAAAGTAGAAGCGCCAGAAACGGCCGATAAGAAACCAGAGATCAAAGGAAAAGCCATTCCAGGTATTGATAATATTATTGCAATAGCATCTGGTAAAGGTGGGGTAGGTAAATCTACGGTTACAGCAAATATTGCCGTAACTCTTGCAAAAATGGGCTTTAAAGTGGGTCTTCTGGATGCAGATATTTACGGTCCTAGTGCCACTATTATGTTTGACATTGTAAATGAAAAGCCACTTTCTGTAAATGTCGATGGTAAATCAAAAATGAAGCCGGTCGAAAGTTATGGAGTAAAAGTACTTTCTATAGGTTTCTTTACACAACCAGATCAGGCAGTCGTATGGCGTGGACCAATGGCCTCAAAAGCATTGAATCAAATGATTTTTGATGCGGCTTGGGGAAACCTTGATTTTTTAGTTGTTGACTTGCCACCAGGAACAGGGGATATTCACTTGAGTATTATGCAGTCCTTACCCTTAACAGGTGCGGTAGTAGTTTCTACACCTCAAACGGTTGCACTAGCTGATGCACGCAAGGGAGTTGCGATGTTCCAACAAGAAAGTATCAATGTTCCTGTTTTAGGAATTATTGAGAACATGGCTTATTTCTCACCGCCAGAATTACCAGAAAATAAATATCATATTTTTGGTAAAGACGGAGCAAGAAATCTCGCTGAAGATTTAGACATTCCTTTTTTAGGTGAATTGCCATTGATACAATCCATAAGAGAAGCAGGGGATGCAGGGCGACCAGCAGCAATGCAGGAGGGCACAGACATTGAAAAAGCATTTATTGAAATCACTAAAAAAGTAGTTTCAGAAACGGTTCGTAGAAATGATGCCTTGCCACCTACACAAGCAATTAAAATTACAACTATGGCAGGTTGTAGTGCAGTAAATAAAAAATAA
- a CDS encoding DUF6252 family protein, which produces MKLISKYLLIALAVISFGSCSENLEDDNTPAIQAVRNGEFFKSEQMSATVNADGTLSVVGQNPLETLEFNLDGDGVGLYRFGAGSQSEAIYTFNGSAPFSSNLGNGNGELRLTSVNTQSGVTGTFSFVSYLANNADSLYMRKGVIFQVPFGGALGTGGGGSSTDSFNANVDGVALNPQTVAGVDSSGTILVNGANSSAAITLSFPGTITPGSYAFASSGDYTATYTTSGGASAISVTGTLEILTADTAANTVSGTFDFVTGPPNNFDITNGTFSVSY; this is translated from the coding sequence ATGAAACTGATTAGTAAATACTTGTTGATTGCCCTTGCTGTCATCTCTTTTGGATCTTGTTCTGAAAATTTAGAAGATGATAACACACCTGCGATTCAAGCGGTACGTAATGGAGAGTTTTTTAAGTCTGAGCAAATGAGCGCTACTGTAAATGCAGATGGAACACTTTCTGTAGTAGGACAAAACCCACTAGAAACACTAGAGTTTAACTTGGATGGTGATGGCGTAGGCTTATATAGGTTTGGCGCAGGTTCCCAAAGTGAGGCTATTTATACCTTTAATGGTTCAGCTCCTTTTTCTTCTAATTTAGGAAATGGAAATGGAGAATTACGACTTACCTCAGTAAACACTCAAAGTGGTGTTACTGGAACTTTTAGTTTTGTGAGTTACTTAGCAAATAATGCCGACTCTCTTTATATGAGAAAAGGTGTTATTTTTCAAGTGCCCTTTGGTGGAGCATTAGGAACAGGTGGAGGTGGATCTTCTACGGACAGCTTTAATGCTAATGTAGACGGTGTTGCCCTTAATCCTCAAACAGTAGCGGGTGTGGATTCTTCTGGAACCATCTTAGTAAATGGTGCCAACAGCTCAGCGGCGATAACATTAAGTTTCCCAGGCACCATAACCCCTGGTTCCTATGCGTTTGCTTCTAGTGGTGATTACACTGCTACTTATACGACTAGCGGTGGTGCTAGTGCCATTTCTGTAACGGGTACTTTAGAAATTTTAACAGCAGATACTGCTGCAAATACGGTTTCCGGAACATTTGATTTTGTGACCGGCCCTCCAAATAATTTTGATATCACCAATGGAACATTTAGTGTTTCCTATTGA
- a CDS encoding alpha/beta hydrolase family protein: MKITRNITFWIIVLLNSLGSNAQEFEGSWTGGIQGMPLVFEISNTDDVYTAKMQSPSQSKTFLPMDAATIEGSKITLVLNAYKIKYEGELKGGKIMGTFAQGGFSAEMNLEKKDYVEVKPNRPQEPKAPFPYKVEEVLFTNPKANNIKLAGTLTLPSEAKNPPVAILISGSGPQDRNEELLGHKPFLVLADYLTRNGIAVLRYDDRGVAASEGIQKDATSADFATDVEAAVNYLKTRKDINKKQIGLIGHSEGGLIAPIVIANNKKDVAFFVSLAGTGLRGDQVLLPQMRKGAALQGAPEKELNFEMNLMDQLFQKVLASKNATNQALQQELKIMMTAAATKAPDALQSKYSEQYITEVSKQFSGNWMRFFLTYDPAINLEKVSCPVLAINGSLDYQVIPEINLSGMKSAFAKAGNKDVTLKTLPGLNHLFQNATTGSGVEYDQIEETFDPETLQLIASWINKRFN, encoded by the coding sequence ATGAAAATAACACGCAACATCACTTTTTGGATCATTGTTCTACTAAATTCCTTAGGATCAAATGCACAAGAATTTGAAGGTTCTTGGACCGGAGGAATTCAAGGAATGCCACTCGTATTTGAAATTTCAAATACAGATGATGTGTATACGGCAAAAATGCAAAGCCCTTCACAATCTAAAACTTTCCTACCTATGGATGCCGCAACTATAGAAGGAAGTAAAATCACCCTAGTGCTCAATGCCTATAAAATTAAATATGAAGGCGAACTTAAAGGAGGGAAAATCATGGGTACTTTTGCTCAAGGAGGTTTTTCTGCAGAGATGAATTTAGAGAAGAAAGACTACGTAGAAGTAAAACCCAACAGGCCTCAAGAGCCTAAAGCCCCTTTCCCTTATAAGGTAGAAGAAGTCTTATTTACCAATCCAAAAGCAAACAACATCAAATTAGCAGGTACATTAACATTGCCTTCAGAAGCTAAGAATCCGCCGGTGGCGATTCTGATTTCTGGCTCTGGCCCTCAAGATAGAAATGAGGAGTTATTAGGCCACAAACCCTTTTTAGTACTTGCAGATTACTTAACTAGAAACGGAATAGCCGTGTTGAGATACGATGACCGTGGTGTAGCAGCATCTGAAGGAATACAGAAAGATGCTACTAGTGCCGATTTTGCTACCGACGTAGAAGCGGCGGTGAACTATCTCAAGACTCGTAAGGATATCAATAAAAAACAAATAGGACTTATAGGGCATAGTGAAGGTGGTTTGATCGCACCTATAGTGATTGCAAACAATAAAAAAGACGTGGCCTTCTTTGTTTCACTTGCAGGAACAGGTTTGCGAGGGGATCAAGTACTCTTACCACAAATGAGAAAAGGAGCAGCGCTTCAAGGCGCACCAGAAAAGGAGCTGAATTTTGAAATGAACTTAATGGATCAATTATTCCAAAAGGTTTTAGCGTCTAAAAACGCTACAAACCAAGCGCTTCAACAAGAACTTAAAATAATGATGACTGCTGCAGCAACTAAAGCGCCTGATGCGTTACAGTCTAAATATTCAGAACAATATATAACAGAGGTAAGCAAGCAATTTTCCGGCAACTGGATGCGTTTCTTTTTAACATATGATCCTGCTATTAATTTGGAAAAAGTAAGCTGCCCGGTTTTGGCAATCAACGGCTCTTTAGATTATCAAGTGATTCCTGAAATCAACTTATCTGGTATGAAATCCGCTTTCGCGAAAGCGGGAAACAAAGACGTCACCTTAAAAACACTACCAGGGCTCAACCATTTATTTCAAAATGCAACAACTGGAAGTGGTGTAGAATACGATCAGATAGAAGAAACCTTTGATCCAGAGACCTTGCAGCTTATAGCAAGCTGGATTAATAAACGGTTTAATTAA
- a CDS encoding DUF2237 family protein produces the protein MSQTTEKSTALNVLGTALESCCNDPMTGYWRDGFCRTANEDQGTHVVCAVMTEEFLEYTKSKGNDLTRAIPAYQFPGLKPGDKWCLCILRWLEAEKAGVAPMVALASTDDKALEYTTLEMLKKYKVDE, from the coding sequence ATGTCACAAACTACTGAAAAATCTACCGCTTTAAACGTGCTCGGCACTGCATTAGAATCTTGCTGCAATGACCCCATGACGGGTTACTGGAGGGATGGTTTTTGTCGTACGGCAAATGAAGATCAAGGGACTCATGTTGTTTGTGCAGTCATGACAGAGGAATTTCTAGAGTATACTAAGTCAAAAGGGAACGACCTTACTCGTGCTATTCCTGCTTACCAGTTTCCTGGTTTAAAGCCGGGAGATAAATGGTGCTTGTGCATTTTAAGATGGTTAGAAGCTGAAAAAGCTGGTGTAGCTCCTATGGTGGCACTAGCTTCTACAGATGACAAAGCGCTAGAGTATACGACTTTAGAAATGTTGAAGAAATATAAGGTAGATGAGTAG
- a CDS encoding tRNA1(Val) (adenine(37)-N6)-methyltransferase yields MSLFKFKEFTVAQDRCAQKIGTDGVLLGAWATTHQEPRTILDIGSGTGVISLMLAQRFANSNIEALEIDVDAYEQATENFENSPWGDRLFCFHATFQEFYEEVEERYDLIVSNPPFYDAVSVKNTGQIEDKRQQARFDDALPFEELVYGVYQLLEKDGTFACIIPKDREKHFLEITSHFQLEPVHTTYVKGTEDSKVKRCLMEFRFRESVQNKPAIATIETLVIEKSRHDYTEDYIGLTKDFYLKM; encoded by the coding sequence ATGAGCCTATTCAAATTCAAAGAATTTACCGTAGCTCAAGATCGATGTGCTCAAAAAATAGGTACTGACGGTGTTTTATTAGGCGCCTGGGCAACCACTCATCAAGAACCTAGAACCATCCTTGATATAGGAAGTGGCACCGGAGTTATTTCTTTAATGCTCGCACAAAGATTTGCCAACTCCAATATAGAAGCACTAGAAATAGATGTAGATGCCTACGAGCAAGCAACAGAGAACTTTGAAAACAGTCCGTGGGGTGATCGCTTATTTTGTTTTCATGCGACATTCCAAGAGTTTTATGAAGAAGTAGAAGAACGTTACGATCTCATTGTGAGCAACCCACCCTTTTATGATGCCGTCAGTGTCAAGAATACTGGACAGATAGAGGACAAACGCCAGCAGGCAAGATTTGATGACGCCTTACCTTTTGAAGAACTGGTATATGGGGTTTATCAATTACTGGAAAAGGATGGAACTTTTGCCTGCATTATTCCTAAAGATCGAGAAAAACATTTTTTAGAAATAACTTCTCATTTTCAGTTAGAACCAGTGCACACGACATATGTTAAAGGCACTGAAGACAGTAAAGTAAAAAGATGTTTGATGGAATTTCGCTTTCGCGAAAGCGTGCAAAACAAGCCTGCCATTGCTACAATAGAAACTCTGGTCATTGAAAAATCAAGACACGATTATACTGAAGATTACATAGGTCTTACAAAAGACTTTTACTTAAAAATGTAA
- the rimM gene encoding ribosome maturation factor RimM (Essential for efficient processing of 16S rRNA) → MRKEKCFYVGTVVNKFSFKGELLVKLDTDEPELFTEMESVFIEIGKNLVPFFIESSQLHKSLLLRIKIEDIDDEAAADAMMKRDLYLPLSFLPKLEGNKFYFHEVINYKIIDTNHGEIGTITGINDMTTQALFIVDHNGDEMLIPINDHFINQVDREQKTVTVTTPDGLIDLYLS, encoded by the coding sequence ATGCGTAAAGAAAAATGTTTTTACGTAGGTACTGTTGTTAATAAATTTAGCTTTAAAGGGGAGTTACTAGTTAAACTAGACACAGACGAACCAGAGCTTTTTACAGAAATGGAATCAGTTTTTATCGAGATCGGTAAAAATTTGGTTCCATTTTTTATTGAATCTAGTCAGTTGCACAAATCACTTCTTCTTAGAATAAAAATAGAAGATATAGATGATGAAGCTGCAGCAGACGCAATGATGAAAAGAGACCTTTATCTACCTCTTTCCTTTCTTCCTAAACTAGAAGGGAATAAATTTTACTTCCATGAAGTCATCAATTATAAGATCATAGATACCAATCATGGCGAGATAGGTACCATTACAGGTATCAACGACATGACGACTCAAGCCCTTTTTATAGTAGATCATAACGGAGATGAAATGCTGATTCCGATCAATGATCATTTTATTAATCAAGTAGACCGGGAACAGAAGACCGTTACAGTTACCACACCAGACGGATTGATAGACCTATATCTTTCTTAA
- a CDS encoding TatD family hydrolase, with amino-acid sequence MILTDTHTHLYSEAFDEDQEAMIQRALDAGVERFFVPAIDASYTDAMLSLKKKYPAQVHLMCGLHPTHVKENYKEELAHAAEMLQKEPYVAVGEIGMDLYWDKSFKSQQQEAFHTQIQWSIDKKLPIAIHCREAFDEVFEVLDDYQGTALHGIFHCFTGNLEQAQRAIDLKMKLGIGGVVTFKNGKIDQFLDQISLSEIVLETDAPYLAPVPYRGKRNESAYLIQVAEKLASIYNKDLKEIAEITTLNSRQVFGI; translated from the coding sequence ATGATTTTGACAGATACACACACGCATTTATACAGCGAGGCTTTTGATGAGGACCAAGAGGCGATGATACAACGAGCTCTTGACGCTGGAGTAGAACGTTTTTTTGTACCAGCCATAGACGCGAGCTATACTGATGCGATGCTGAGTCTTAAAAAGAAATATCCTGCGCAAGTTCATTTAATGTGTGGTTTACACCCTACACATGTAAAGGAAAATTACAAAGAAGAGCTCGCTCACGCGGCAGAAATGCTACAAAAGGAGCCTTATGTAGCAGTAGGCGAAATAGGGATGGATCTGTATTGGGACAAGAGTTTTAAATCGCAACAACAAGAGGCTTTTCACACTCAAATACAGTGGTCTATAGATAAGAAGTTGCCTATCGCGATTCACTGTAGGGAAGCATTTGACGAAGTGTTTGAGGTACTAGACGATTATCAAGGGACCGCACTTCATGGCATATTTCATTGTTTTACTGGCAACTTAGAACAAGCACAACGCGCGATAGACTTAAAAATGAAATTAGGAATAGGTGGTGTGGTTACTTTTAAGAACGGTAAAATAGATCAGTTTCTAGATCAAATCTCGCTTTCTGAAATTGTATTAGAAACAGATGCTCCTTATCTTGCGCCAGTCCCTTACCGAGGTAAGCGCAATGAAAGCGCCTATTTGATTCAGGTAGCCGAGAAATTAGCCAGCATTTATAACAAAGACTTAAAAGAAATTGCCGAAATCACAACTTTAAATTCGCGCCAAGTCTTCGGAATATAA
- a CDS encoding TIGR02281 family clan AA aspartic protease — protein MASLKKLLLSQGYIAHHIRVASKSGHIVAKASINGHPGRFIIDTGASATCVNQAMYKEFQLETEFMDRQIGTASGSLRPRISHHNTLELSDWSDEDVTLLSMDMSFINTALKTEGMRSIQGLLGADFLIAAKAIIDYKGKKMYLKP, from the coding sequence ATGGCATCGCTTAAAAAATTACTTCTCTCCCAGGGCTATATAGCGCACCATATCAGAGTGGCTTCAAAAAGCGGTCATATAGTTGCCAAAGCATCCATAAACGGTCATCCGGGAAGGTTTATTATAGATACAGGTGCCAGTGCCACTTGCGTGAACCAAGCCATGTATAAAGAATTCCAACTAGAAACAGAATTTATGGACCGACAAATAGGTACGGCTAGTGGTTCTCTACGACCACGTATTTCTCATCACAATACCTTAGAATTGAGCGATTGGTCAGATGAAGATGTAACCTTGTTAAGTATGGATATGAGCTTTATCAATACAGCACTCAAAACAGAAGGAATGCGTTCTATCCAAGGATTATTAGGGGCCGACTTCTTGATCGCTGCAAAAGCAATTATAGATTATAAAGGCAAAAAGATGTATTTAAAGCCGTAA
- a CDS encoding acyl-CoA dehydrogenase family protein: protein MKPDLFEAPDYYNLDDLLTEEHKMIRDAARAWVKRDVSPIIEQAAQDAKFPKSIIPGLASIGAFGPYIPEEYGGAGLDQISYGLIMQEIERGDSGVRSTASVQSSLVMYPIWKYGSEEQRQKFLPKLASGEFMGSFGLTEPDHGSNPSGMTTNYKDAGDGEHVILNGAKLWISNSPFCDVAVVWAKNEEGRIHGIIVERGMEGFTTPETHNKWSLRASATGELIFQDVKVPKSNILPNKSGLGAPLGCLDSARFGIAWGAIGAAMDCYDTALRYAKQRIQFGKPIAAFQLQQKKLAEMITEITKAQLLALRLGQLKNEDRATSAQISMAKRNNVDMAIKIAREARQILGGMGITGEYSIMRHMMNLESVITYEGTHDIHLLITGLDITGENAFK, encoded by the coding sequence ATGAAACCAGATTTATTTGAAGCACCAGATTATTATAACCTGGACGACCTTTTAACCGAAGAACATAAAATGATACGCGATGCTGCCCGTGCATGGGTAAAGCGTGACGTATCCCCTATTATAGAGCAGGCAGCGCAAGACGCAAAATTCCCTAAGAGCATTATTCCAGGCTTGGCTTCTATCGGAGCTTTTGGACCGTATATTCCTGAGGAATACGGCGGTGCTGGACTGGATCAAATTTCTTACGGATTGATCATGCAAGAGATCGAGCGCGGTGATAGTGGTGTAAGATCCACAGCTTCTGTGCAATCTTCTCTAGTGATGTATCCTATTTGGAAATACGGTAGTGAAGAACAACGTCAAAAATTTCTTCCTAAACTTGCTAGCGGTGAGTTCATGGGATCTTTTGGCCTTACAGAGCCCGATCACGGTTCTAACCCTAGCGGGATGACCACTAATTATAAAGATGCTGGTGACGGAGAGCATGTCATTCTTAATGGCGCAAAACTTTGGATTTCTAACAGCCCTTTTTGTGATGTTGCTGTCGTATGGGCAAAAAATGAAGAGGGACGCATACATGGAATTATTGTTGAACGTGGTATGGAAGGGTTTACAACTCCAGAAACACACAACAAATGGTCTTTAAGAGCTAGTGCAACTGGGGAGTTGATCTTTCAAGATGTCAAAGTACCTAAAAGCAATATTTTACCTAACAAATCTGGATTAGGAGCACCATTAGGATGTTTGGATTCGGCTCGTTTTGGAATAGCTTGGGGAGCCATAGGAGCCGCAATGGATTGTTATGATACGGCCTTGAGATATGCTAAGCAACGCATACAGTTTGGTAAGCCTATTGCTGCTTTCCAATTGCAACAAAAGAAACTTGCCGAAATGATTACCGAAATCACCAAAGCACAATTACTCGCTTTGCGTTTAGGACAGCTTAAAAATGAAGATCGTGCCACCTCAGCTCAGATCTCTATGGCAAAACGTAACAATGTAGATATGGCCATTAAAATTGCTCGTGAAGCGCGACAAATTTTAGGTGGTATGGGAATTACTGGAGAATACAGCATCATGCGTCACATGATGAACTTAGAAAGTGTCATCACTTATGAAGGTACTCATGACATACACCTGCTCATCACTGGACTAGACATTACTGGTGAGAATGCCTTTAAGTAG